From Bacteroidales bacterium, a single genomic window includes:
- a CDS encoding mucoidy inhibitor MuiA family protein, whose protein sequence is MNILNSKITKVTVFNDRAQVTRIAETDTTKGEHIFRFENLPESIEEKSIQVNGLGKVLLKEIKYKDVYYEEVQDEKKKKLYNDAVQVQFAIQEISDQIAHAEKEKQFMENIVVKITGESQERTMELNPENWMKMVEFYRTKLDSSDKEIRDANKHLTEQKGKLNKINKEISKLGINEGKTKKVVDVLIVAEETSKIALALTYIVYGPSWQPAYNLRVSSENKKILVEYNAVITQQTEEDWENIDLTISTAQVQIGGTVPVLSPWYVAKYVPAPPPAKHQKKGRERMLSKSAMAMKEAMAFDDFEGEEVLAGMIEKPKPMIKPNIHIEEKATSTTYSIAGKSTVLSNGDNHKTAIGVMEFDADFEYTIVPKLSTFAYLEAEITNKSDYVFLPGDANIFFDNSFVTETNLKSVQPEEKFHVSLGIDEGIKTEHKIIPAFNKDEGIFNKKQKKTFDFETIIKNAKKTDEKIKLLQHIPVSNDDNIEVKLISPKYKEETDSLKISKQGIVERNMTIKSNEETVNKLKFTVEYPRNMNVTGL, encoded by the coding sequence ATGAATATACTCAATTCAAAAATCACGAAAGTTACTGTTTTTAATGACAGAGCACAAGTTACAAGAATTGCAGAAACAGATACAACGAAAGGAGAACATATTTTTAGATTTGAAAATTTACCTGAATCAATTGAGGAAAAAAGTATTCAGGTTAACGGTTTGGGTAAAGTTCTTTTAAAAGAGATAAAATACAAAGATGTTTATTACGAAGAAGTACAGGACGAAAAAAAGAAAAAACTTTATAATGATGCTGTTCAAGTTCAATTTGCGATTCAAGAAATTTCAGACCAAATAGCTCATGCTGAAAAAGAGAAACAATTCATGGAAAACATTGTCGTGAAAATTACCGGTGAATCTCAAGAAAGGACAATGGAGTTGAATCCGGAAAATTGGATGAAAATGGTAGAATTTTATCGCACAAAATTAGATTCATCCGACAAAGAAATTCGTGATGCGAATAAGCATTTAACAGAACAAAAAGGCAAGTTAAATAAAATTAACAAAGAAATTTCAAAACTTGGCATAAATGAAGGAAAAACCAAGAAAGTTGTTGATGTATTGATTGTTGCAGAAGAAACTTCAAAAATTGCATTAGCATTAACATATATTGTTTACGGTCCTTCATGGCAACCTGCATATAATTTACGAGTTTCATCTGAAAATAAGAAAATACTGGTTGAATATAATGCTGTAATCACTCAACAAACAGAGGAAGATTGGGAGAATATTGATTTAACAATTTCTACTGCACAAGTACAAATAGGAGGGACGGTTCCGGTTTTATCACCTTGGTATGTAGCAAAATATGTTCCGGCTCCGCCGCCGGCAAAGCATCAAAAGAAAGGAAGAGAGAGAATGCTTTCAAAATCAGCAATGGCTATGAAAGAAGCAATGGCTTTTGATGACTTTGAAGGAGAAGAAGTATTAGCCGGTATGATAGAAAAGCCCAAACCAATGATAAAACCGAATATTCATATCGAAGAAAAAGCAACTTCCACTACATATTCAATAGCAGGCAAATCTACTGTTTTAAGCAATGGAGATAATCATAAAACAGCAATAGGAGTAATGGAATTTGATGCTGATTTTGAATATACAATAGTACCGAAATTATCAACTTTTGCCTATCTTGAAGCAGAAATTACAAACAAATCCGATTATGTGTTTCTGCCCGGAGATGCTAATATATTTTTCGATAACAGTTTTGTTACCGAAACAAATTTAAAAAGTGTTCAGCCCGAAGAAAAATTTCATGTTTCACTTGGTATTGATGAAGGAATTAAAACGGAACATAAAATTATACCTGCATTTAACAAAGATGAAGGTATATTCAATAAAAAACAAAAGAAAACTTTTGATTTTGAAACAATTATTAAAAATGCTAAAAAAACAGATGAAAAAATCAAGTTATTACAGCATATTCCTGTTTCAAATGATGATAATATTGAAGTAAAATTAATAAGTCCGAAATATAAAGAAGAAACCGACAGTCTGAAAATAAGCAAACAAGGAATTGTAGAGAGAAATATGACTATAAAATCAAATGAAGAAACTGTAAATAAATTAAAATTTACGGTTGAATATCCGAGGAATATGAATGTTACGGGGCTTTAA
- a CDS encoding ornithine carbamoyltransferase: protein MAYNLRNRNFLKLLDFSPKEINFLLKLSLDLKAAKYAGTEQQTLKGKNIALIFEKASTRTRCAFEVAAYDQGANVTYLGPSGSQIGKKESMKDTARVLGRMYDGIEYRGFAQTTVQDLGDYAGVPVWNGLTNEFHPTQILADFMTMIEHSDKPLNKVKFAYMGDARNNMGNSLMVGAAKMGMDVRMVAPKSVQPEDKLVAQCNEIAKETGAKIMVTDNVEKGVKDVDFIYTDVWVSMGEPEEVWKERIELLKPYQVNTEVMEMTGNKNTKFMHCLPAFHNRETTVGEEIYQKYGLTGMEVTEEVFESEASIVFDEAENRLHTIKAVMVATLGA from the coding sequence ATGGCATACAATTTAAGAAACAGGAACTTCCTTAAACTTTTAGATTTCAGTCCGAAGGAGATTAATTTTTTATTAAAACTTTCATTAGACTTGAAAGCTGCAAAATATGCAGGTACAGAGCAACAAACATTAAAAGGGAAAAATATTGCTTTAATTTTTGAAAAAGCATCAACCAGAACAAGATGTGCTTTTGAGGTTGCTGCATACGACCAAGGTGCAAATGTTACTTACTTGGGTCCTTCGGGTTCGCAAATAGGCAAAAAAGAAAGTATGAAAGATACAGCACGTGTTCTCGGAAGAATGTATGACGGAATTGAGTACAGAGGTTTTGCTCAAACAACTGTTCAAGATTTAGGCGATTATGCAGGAGTTCCGGTTTGGAACGGTTTAACCAATGAATTTCATCCGACACAAATTCTTGCAGATTTTATGACTATGATTGAACATAGTGATAAGCCTTTAAATAAAGTTAAATTTGCTTATATGGGCGATGCTCGAAACAATATGGGCAACTCCTTAATGGTGGGTGCCGCTAAAATGGGAATGGATGTTCGTATGGTTGCACCGAAATCTGTTCAGCCTGAGGATAAGTTAGTTGCACAATGTAATGAAATTGCAAAAGAAACCGGTGCGAAAATTATGGTGACAGATAATGTTGAAAAAGGTGTGAAGGATGTTGATTTTATTTATACCGATGTATGGGTATCGATGGGAGAACCGGAAGAAGTTTGGAAAGAAAGAATTGAACTTTTAAAACCTTACCAAGTTAATACCGAAGTAATGGAAATGACCGGTAATAAAAATACCAAATTTATGCATTGTTTACCTGCATTTCATAACAGGGAAACTACTGTGGGTGAAGAGATTTATCAAAAATACGGATTAACCGGAATGGAAGTGACAGAAGAAGTGTTTGAATCTGAGGCATCAATAGTATTCGATGAAGCTGAAAATCGCTTACATACTATAAAAGCTGTAATGGTTGCAACATTAGGAGCTTAG
- the mce gene encoding methylmalonyl-CoA epimerase has product MNLTHIEHIGIAVNNIEEAKKYYEDVLGLKCYAIEEIKDQKVKTAFFMIGQTKIELLEPTSDESPVAKFIAKKGQGIHHIAFATNDVNKSLQEAQNKGIKLIDKEKRKGAEGLNIGFLHPKFTMGVLTEFCEKGEK; this is encoded by the coding sequence ATGAACTTAACACACATTGAACACATCGGAATTGCCGTAAACAATATTGAAGAAGCAAAAAAATATTATGAAGATGTTCTGGGATTGAAATGCTATGCAATAGAAGAAATTAAAGACCAAAAAGTAAAAACAGCTTTTTTTATGATAGGTCAAACAAAAATTGAACTCCTTGAACCTACTTCCGATGAAAGCCCCGTTGCAAAATTCATAGCAAAAAAAGGGCAGGGAATACACCATATTGCATTCGCAACAAACGATGTTAATAAATCATTACAAGAGGCTCAAAATAAGGGCATTAAACTTATTGATAAAGAAAAAAGAAAAGGAGCCGAAGGTTTAAATATCGGGTTTTTACATCCTAAATTCACAATGGGAGTTTTAACCGAATTTTGCGAAAAAGGAGAAAAATAA
- a CDS encoding acyl-CoA carboxylase subunit beta, giving the protein MSRQEEIQKLINMREEARLGGGVKRIEKQHNQGKYTARERIDMILDEDSFEEFDMFVKHRCKDFGLEKEQYLGDGVVTGHGTIDGRIVYIFAQDFTVFGGSLSETYAQKICKLMDQAMKVGAPVIGVNDSGGARIQEGVMSLAGYAEIFQRNIMASGVIPQISAIFGPCAGGAVYSPALTDVVIMSNKTSYMFVTGPKVAKTVTGEDISTEDLGGATVHATKSGVAHFRADDEDEGIMLIRKILEYLPQNNLEDPVQTECKDPIDRKDDILNEIIPENPNQPYNVKDIIYTIADSAEFLEFHRHYAKNIVVGFIKLDGRPVGVVANQPNFLAGVLDIEASKKAARFVRFCDSFNVPLLTLVDVPGFLPGSAQEYGGIIIHGAKLLFAYGEATVPKVTITLRKSYGGAHDVMSSKQLRGDINYAWPSAEIAVMGASGAVEILEGKKIRSMENEEEKEKYILEKENEYKEKFANPYVAAQYGFIDDVIEPRNTRFRIIRAFKTLENKRLTNPPKKHSNIPL; this is encoded by the coding sequence ATGTCTCGTCAAGAAGAAATACAGAAATTAATAAACATGCGTGAAGAAGCACGTCTCGGCGGCGGTGTAAAGCGTATTGAGAAACAACACAATCAAGGGAAATATACTGCAAGGGAACGTATTGATATGATATTAGATGAAGACAGTTTTGAAGAATTCGATATGTTCGTAAAACACAGATGCAAAGACTTCGGTTTAGAAAAAGAACAGTATCTCGGAGACGGTGTTGTAACCGGTCACGGAACAATTGACGGCAGAATCGTTTATATTTTTGCACAAGATTTTACTGTTTTCGGAGGCTCATTATCTGAAACATATGCTCAAAAAATATGTAAACTAATGGATCAGGCAATGAAAGTAGGTGCCCCTGTTATCGGTGTAAACGATAGCGGCGGTGCTCGTATTCAAGAAGGTGTAATGAGCCTTGCCGGTTATGCCGAAATTTTTCAAAGAAATATAATGGCTTCAGGCGTAATTCCTCAAATATCTGCCATTTTCGGACCTTGTGCAGGAGGAGCTGTTTATTCTCCTGCATTAACTGATGTTGTAATTATGAGTAATAAAACAAGCTATATGTTTGTTACCGGACCCAAAGTAGCAAAAACCGTAACCGGTGAAGATATTTCTACCGAAGACCTCGGAGGAGCAACGGTTCACGCTACAAAATCAGGAGTTGCTCATTTCAGAGCAGATGATGAAGACGAAGGCATAATGCTGATTAGAAAAATATTAGAATATTTACCTCAAAATAATCTTGAAGATCCTGTTCAAACAGAATGTAAAGATCCTATTGACAGAAAAGATGACATCTTAAATGAAATAATTCCAGAAAACCCTAACCAACCTTATAATGTAAAAGATATTATTTATACAATTGCAGATTCTGCCGAATTTTTAGAATTTCACCGACATTATGCAAAAAATATTGTAGTAGGTTTCATTAAATTAGACGGTCGTCCTGTCGGTGTTGTTGCTAATCAACCTAACTTCCTTGCCGGTGTTCTCGATATTGAAGCATCTAAAAAAGCAGCTCGCTTCGTTAGATTTTGCGACAGTTTCAATGTTCCGCTTCTTACTCTTGTTGATGTTCCCGGTTTCCTTCCCGGAAGTGCTCAGGAATACGGCGGAATTATTATTCACGGTGCAAAACTTTTATTTGCATACGGTGAAGCAACAGTTCCTAAAGTTACGATTACTTTAAGAAAATCATACGGCGGAGCACATGACGTTATGAGCAGCAAACAATTAAGAGGAGATATTAATTACGCTTGGCCCTCCGCAGAAATCGCAGTTATGGGTGCTTCGGGAGCAGTTGAAATTCTCGAAGGAAAAAAAATCAGAAGTATGGAAAACGAAGAAGAAAAAGAAAAATATATTCTGGAAAAAGAAAATGAATATAAAGAAAAATTTGCAAATCCCTATGTTGCCGCACAATACGGTTTTATTGATGATGTTATTGAACCGAGAAATACACGTTTCAGAATTATCCGAGCATTTAAAACATTAGAAAATAAGAGGTTAACTAATCCTCCGAAAAAACATTCAAATATTCCGTTGTAG
- a CDS encoding OadG family protein, whose amino-acid sequence MDTSNFTIAIVGYVIVFTTLVVLYFVFANIPKLLKLHIRIKLKKKDCEDCFDEYPEFITGQENAVIATAIYLYLNQLHDEESAKMTIKKVKKDYSPWSSRVHSIHTFQR is encoded by the coding sequence ATGGACACATCAAATTTTACAATTGCAATAGTCGGTTATGTCATTGTTTTTACTACACTCGTTGTATTATATTTTGTATTTGCAAATATTCCGAAATTATTAAAGTTACACATCAGAATAAAACTGAAAAAAAAAGATTGCGAAGATTGTTTTGACGAATATCCCGAATTCATTACAGGACAAGAAAACGCTGTGATAGCAACGGCTATTTATTTGTATCTCAACCAATTGCATGACGAGGAAAGTGCAAAAATGACAATAAAGAAAGTAAAAAAAGACTATTCCCCTTGGAGCTCAAGAGTTCATTCAATACACACTTTTCAAAGATAA
- a CDS encoding biotin/lipoyl-binding protein, with translation MKKFKFKIRGNKYEATINNFENNIVDIEVNGTIYKVEIEKEIAATKTPKLVRAKVHTKKEDANIKSKAGKLVKAPLPGTIFKMKVKVGDEVNAGDILLIMEAMKMENNIQAETGGKIKSIMVVEGDAVLQNDILMEIE, from the coding sequence ATGAAAAAATTCAAATTTAAAATAAGAGGAAATAAATACGAAGCAACAATTAACAATTTCGAAAATAACATTGTTGATATTGAAGTTAACGGAACAATTTATAAAGTGGAAATTGAAAAAGAAATTGCTGCAACAAAAACACCTAAATTAGTACGTGCAAAAGTCCATACTAAAAAAGAAGATGCAAATATTAAAAGTAAAGCTGGAAAGTTAGTAAAAGCACCCTTGCCGGGGACAATATTTAAAATGAAAGTGAAAGTCGGAGATGAAGTTAATGCCGGAGATATTTTATTAATAATGGAAGCAATGAAAATGGAAAACAATATTCAAGCAGAAACCGGCGGAAAAATAAAATCAATAATGGTTGTCGAAGGTGATGCTGTTTTGCAAAATGATATTTTGATGGAAATTGAATAA
- a CDS encoding sodium ion-translocating decarboxylase subunit beta → MSDGFKYQNYPESIAGIFNFIEFSGFANVQWGHLLMILAGLLFIFLAIKYEYEPLLLIPIGVGILIGNIPMFQVADFNLKLGIYEPGSVLNILYSGVTQGWYPPLIFLGIGAMTDFSSLISSPRLMLLGAAAQIGIFVTFLGALYLGFAPPEAGAIGIIGGADGPTAIFISSKLANGMNLLPDGTTVKNLIGPIAIAAYSYMALVPVIQPPIIKLLTTKKERKIKMKPPRAVTKTEKIFFPIVGLLLTAFLSPTSLPLLGMLFFGNLLKESGVTKRLADTARTSLIDIITILLGVTVGASTQADVFLTKSSMLIFVLGAASFMVATAGGVIFAKIMNWLSPKDNPINPMIGAAGVSAVPDSARVVQLEGLKEDPNNHLLMHAMAPNVSGVIGSAIAAGILLSFLM, encoded by the coding sequence ATGTCCGACGGTTTTAAATATCAAAACTATCCCGAAAGCATTGCCGGTATTTTTAACTTTATAGAATTTTCGGGGTTTGCAAATGTTCAATGGGGACATTTGTTAATGATTTTAGCAGGTTTACTGTTTATATTTCTTGCAATAAAATATGAATACGAACCTTTATTGTTAATTCCGATAGGTGTCGGCATTCTTATAGGAAATATCCCGATGTTTCAAGTTGCAGATTTTAATTTAAAACTCGGAATATACGAGCCGGGAAGTGTTCTTAACATCTTGTATTCCGGAGTAACACAGGGTTGGTATCCTCCTCTTATTTTTCTCGGAATAGGTGCAATGACAGATTTTTCTTCGTTAATTTCAAGTCCCAGATTAATGTTATTGGGAGCTGCTGCACAAATCGGTATTTTTGTAACATTCCTCGGTGCTTTATATCTTGGCTTTGCTCCTCCCGAAGCTGGTGCAATAGGCATAATCGGCGGTGCCGACGGACCTACTGCAATTTTTATTTCATCGAAGCTTGCTAACGGAATGAACTTATTGCCAGACGGAACAACAGTTAAAAACTTAATCGGTCCTATTGCAATTGCGGCATATTCATATATGGCATTAGTTCCTGTTATTCAACCGCCTATAATTAAACTTCTTACAACAAAAAAAGAACGAAAAATTAAAATGAAACCGCCGAGAGCTGTTACAAAAACAGAAAAAATATTTTTTCCGATTGTCGGTTTGCTTTTAACAGCATTTTTATCTCCTACATCATTGCCTTTGTTAGGAATGTTATTTTTCGGAAACTTATTAAAAGAAAGCGGAGTTACAAAACGTTTGGCTGATACGGCAAGAACTTCATTAATTGATATTATTACGATTTTACTCGGAGTTACCGTAGGAGCATCAACACAAGCGGATGTTTTTTTAACCAAAAGTTCAATGTTAATTTTTGTGCTGGGTGCTGCTTCTTTTATGGTAGCAACGGCCGGTGGTGTAATTTTTGCAAAAATAATGAATTGGCTGTCACCGAAAGATAATCCGATAAACCCGATGATTGGTGCAGCAGGAGTTTCGGCAGTTCCCGACAGTGCAAGAGTCGTACAATTAGAAGGTTTAAAAGAAGACCCTAATAATCATTTACTTATGCATGCGATGGCACCGAATGTTTCCGGTGTTATCGGTTCTGCAATTGCTGCAGGTATCTTACTAAGTTTCTTGATGTAA
- the gyrA gene encoding DNA gyrase subunit A has protein sequence MEENSRIIPVNIETEMKTAYIDYSMSVIVSRALPDVRDGLKPVHRRVLFGMKELGLYSHKAHKKSARIVGEVLGKYHPHGDSSVYFAMVRMAQEWSLRYMLVDGQGNFGSVDGDSPAAMRYTEARLRKIAEASITDIDKDTVDFQLNFDDTIEEPTVLPTRIPNLLVNGASGIAVGMATNMAPHNLTDTISAIIAYIDNNDIEIDDLINIIKAPDFPTGATIYGYQGVIDAYKTGKGRIVMRAKSHIETTATGKQKIIITEIPYQVNKANLVEKVGELVNHKKIDGISYANDESDRNGMRIVFDLKRDAIADVVLNKLYKYTALQTSFSVNNIALVKGRPQLLDLRGLISNFVEHRHEVIVRRTKFELKKAEERAHILEGLIIASDNIDEVIKIIRAAKSPDEAREKLIERFNLSDIQSRAIIEMRLRQLTGLEQDKLRAEYAEIMDLIKHLKKILASIELQMQIIKDELIEVREKFGDERRTEIVYSSAEFNPEDFYADDEVLITISNLGYIKRTDLKEFKTQHRGGKGSKGSTTRDADFLRHMYVATMHNWMLFFTEKGKCFWLKVYEIPEGSKTSKGRAIQNMMRIEPDDRVTAYMKVTTLKDEEYLNTHNIIFATKHGQIKKTSLEAFSRPRTNGIKAITIREGDTLMSAKMTNGNNDIMLAARNGKAVRFKETDVRSMGRGASGVRGIRIDKDKDEVVGLICVEELEDNNTENILVVSEHGYGKRSLLEAYRITKRGGKGVKTINITEKTGQLIALKSVTDDDDLMIINKSGITIRLNVDTIRVAGRATQGVRLIKLKEGDSIASVAKVERSEVIEEDISDNIEIDENNNE, from the coding sequence ATGGAAGAGAATTCAAGAATAATCCCTGTTAATATTGAGACTGAAATGAAAACAGCATACATTGATTATTCAATGTCTGTTATTGTTTCTCGTGCTTTACCGGATGTAAGAGACGGATTAAAACCCGTTCACAGAAGAGTTTTATTCGGAATGAAAGAACTGGGATTATATTCACACAAAGCACATAAAAAATCTGCCAGAATAGTAGGAGAGGTGTTAGGTAAATATCACCCTCACGGAGACAGTTCAGTATATTTTGCTATGGTAAGAATGGCTCAAGAATGGTCATTAAGGTATATGCTGGTTGACGGTCAAGGAAACTTCGGCTCTGTTGACGGCGACAGCCCGGCTGCAATGCGTTATACGGAAGCAAGATTAAGAAAAATTGCAGAAGCATCAATTACTGATATTGACAAAGATACCGTTGATTTTCAGTTGAATTTTGATGATACAATTGAAGAACCTACAGTTTTACCTACAAGAATACCTAACTTGTTGGTAAACGGTGCATCAGGCATTGCTGTCGGTATGGCAACAAATATGGCTCCCCATAACTTAACAGATACGATTAGTGCCATTATTGCTTATATTGACAATAACGATATTGAAATAGATGACCTTATCAATATAATTAAAGCCCCTGATTTTCCTACCGGAGCTACTATATATGGATATCAGGGAGTTATAGATGCATACAAAACAGGAAAGGGTAGGATAGTGATGCGTGCAAAATCACATATTGAAACTACAGCGACCGGTAAACAAAAAATTATTATTACTGAGATTCCTTATCAAGTTAATAAAGCAAATCTCGTTGAGAAAGTCGGAGAATTAGTTAATCATAAAAAAATTGACGGCATCTCATACGCCAATGATGAATCCGACAGAAACGGAATGCGTATTGTTTTTGATTTGAAAAGAGATGCCATTGCTGATGTTGTTTTAAATAAACTTTATAAATACACAGCTTTACAAACTTCTTTCAGCGTTAATAATATTGCATTAGTAAAAGGGAGACCGCAATTACTTGATTTAAGAGGTTTGATATCAAATTTTGTTGAACACAGACATGAAGTTATCGTCAGAAGAACAAAATTTGAACTTAAAAAGGCTGAAGAAAGAGCTCATATTCTTGAAGGATTGATAATTGCTTCTGATAATATTGATGAGGTAATTAAAATAATAAGAGCAGCAAAAAGTCCTGATGAAGCAAGAGAAAAACTCATTGAACGATTCAACCTTTCAGATATTCAGTCACGTGCAATTATCGAAATGCGTTTAAGACAATTAACCGGTCTTGAACAAGATAAATTGCGTGCAGAATATGCAGAAATAATGGATTTAATCAAACACTTGAAAAAAATTCTTGCAAGTATTGAACTTCAAATGCAAATTATTAAAGATGAATTAATTGAAGTAAGGGAAAAATTTGGTGATGAGAGAAGAACTGAGATAGTATATTCATCAGCTGAATTTAATCCGGAAGATTTCTATGCAGACGACGAAGTTTTAATTACGATTTCTAATTTAGGATATATCAAACGGACTGATTTAAAAGAGTTTAAGACTCAGCACAGAGGCGGCAAAGGCTCAAAAGGCAGTACAACAAGAGATGCAGATTTCTTAAGACATATGTATGTTGCAACTATGCATAATTGGATGTTATTCTTTACTGAAAAAGGAAAATGTTTTTGGCTTAAAGTGTATGAAATTCCGGAAGGAAGTAAAACATCAAAAGGCAGGGCAATTCAAAATATGATGAGAATAGAACCTGATGATAGAGTAACTGCATATATGAAAGTTACAACCTTAAAAGATGAAGAATATCTTAATACTCACAATATTATTTTTGCAACTAAACACGGTCAAATTAAGAAAACTTCATTAGAAGCATTCTCGCGACCGCGTACAAACGGTATTAAAGCAATTACAATTAGAGAAGGAGATACCTTAATGTCTGCAAAAATGACAAACGGTAATAATGATATAATGCTTGCTGCAAGAAACGGAAAAGCTGTTCGTTTTAAAGAAACCGATGTAAGGAGCATGGGCAGGGGAGCATCCGGTGTTCGAGGTATCAGAATTGACAAAGATAAAGACGAAGTTGTAGGATTAATTTGTGTTGAAGAACTTGAAGACAATAATACAGAAAATATTCTCGTTGTTTCGGAGCACGGATACGGTAAGCGTTCCCTTCTTGAAGCATACAGAATAACGAAAAGAGGCGGGAAAGGTGTGAAAACAATAAATATTACTGAAAAAACCGGGCAACTGATTGCTTTGAAAAGTGTTACCGATGATGATGATTTAATGATTATTAATAAATCAGGAATTACTATAAGGTTAAATGTCGATACCATAAGAGTTGCCGGAAGAGCAACACAAGGAGTAAGATTAATTAAATTAAAAGAAGGCGACAGTATTGCATCAGTTGCAAAAGTTGAGAGAAGCGAAGTTATAGAAGAAGATATTTCCGATAATATTGAAATTGATGAAAATAATAATGAATAA